One Setaria viridis chromosome 3, Setaria_viridis_v4.0, whole genome shotgun sequence DNA window includes the following coding sequences:
- the LOC117848407 gene encoding ocs element-binding factor 1, which translates to MSSSSLSPAGRTSGSDGDSADTHRREKRRLSNRESARRSRLRKQQHLDELVQEVARLQAENARVAARAADIASQYARVEQENTVLRARAAELGDRLRSVNEVLRVVEEFSGVAMDIQEEMPADDPLLRPWQLPYPAAAMPIGGAHMLQY; encoded by the coding sequence atgtcgtcgtcgtcgctgtcaCCGGCAGGGAGGACGTCCGGGTCGGACGGCGACTCGGCGGACACGCACCGGCGCGAGAAGCGGCGGCTGTCGAACCGCGAGTCGGCGCGGCGGTCGCGGCTGCGGAAGCAGCAGCACCTGGACGAGCTGGTGCAGGAGGTGGCGCGGCTGCAGGCCGAGAACGCGCGcgtggcggcgcgcgccgccgacaTCGCGTCGCAGTACGCGCGCGTCGAGCAGGAGAACACGGTGCTccgggcgcgcgccgccgagctcggcgACCGGCTGCGCTCCGTCAACGAGGTGCTCCGCGTCGTCGAGGAGTTCAGCGGCGTCGCCATGGACATCCAGGAGGAGATGCCGGCCGACGACCCGCTGCTCCGGCCGTGGCAGCTGCcctaccccgccgccgccatgcccatCGGCGGCGCGCACATGCTCCAGTACTGA
- the LOC117850485 gene encoding solute carrier family 40 member 2, chloroplastic isoform X2, protein MGMLAAAAAASALLASPQAPAVRRRLSGAWTLRLRPAAALRLHNFGPKCYIANVEVDVSTLSKEEAFDDHAPLPSGCSIPVLNLRGDVLDSSPFPLHDRASCPSSFEELPVLSEGEQHTLASTPAHPAGLHALYASYLFGNLVEQLWNFAWPAALAILHPSLLPVAIVGFFTKLSVFIGAPIVGKLMDHFPRIPMYTALNAVQVATQLISAAMVIYALKNLSHASTTAVVLRPWFIALVAAGAIERLAGLALGVAMERDWVVLLAGTNRPVALAQANAVLNRLDLICETVGASVFGLLLSKYHPVTCLKIACGLMICSFPVLVMLGQVINRVSCHALDSSRTATDESICIDLLDLRKIVQNSLSTIKHGWNEYKQQTVLPASAATVFLNFNVALAPGAIMTTLLMHRGISPSIVGAFSGLCSIMGLVATFISSSLVKRVGILKAGAAGLIFQASLLSVALTVYLAGSVSQRTPLLIFLASIALSRLGHMSYDVVGTQIVQTGVPASKANLIGGMEVSIASLAELVMLAMAIIANDVSHFGFLAILSVSSVAGAAWMFCRWLTNPTDEQRELFMFDPLYQVQAIR, encoded by the exons ATGGggatgctcgccgccgccgccgcagcctccgcTCTCCTCGCCTCGCCACAGGCGCCTGCCGTCCGACGGCGCCTCTCCGGCGCGTGGACGCTACGCCtgaggcccgccgccgcgctcag GCTACACAATTTTGGCCCAAAGTGTTACATTGCAAATGTTGAGGTTGATGTCAGTACTCTCAGTAAAGAAGAGGCTTTCGATGATCACGCACCATTGCCATCGGGATGCTCCATTCCGGTTCTTAATCTTCGAGGAGATGTTCTAGATTCCAGCCCTTTTCCACTGCATGATAGGGCCTCCTGTCCTTCTAGTTTTGAGGAGTTGCCA GTCTTGTCTGAAGGAGAGCAACATACTTTGGCCTCCACTCCAGCTCATCCTGCTGGACTACATG CTCTATATGCTAGTTACTTATTTGGTAACTTGGTGGAACAACTGTGGAATTTCGCTTGGCCTGCTGCACTGGCAATTCTTCACCCAAGCCTATTGCCTGTTGCTATTGTTGGTTTCTTCACAAAG CTTTCAGTGTTTATTGGGGCGCCAATAGTTGGCAAACTTATGGATCATTTCCCTCGAATACCTATGTACACAGCATTGAATGCTGTGCAG GTAGCCACTCAGTTGATATCAGCTGCAATGGTCATCTATGCTCTAAAAAATCTGAGCCATGCTTCTACGACAGCTGTGGTTCTGAGACCTTGGTTCATTGCTCTAGTGGCAGCTGGAGCTATTGAAAGACTTGCAGGATTGGCGCTAGGAGTTGCCATGGAGCGGGATTGGGTTGTTTTG TTAGCAGGAACAAACAGGCCCGTTGCATTAGCCCAAGCAAATGCTGTGCTTAATCGACTTGATCTAATTTGTGAG ACGGTTGGTGCTTCGGTTTTTGGCCTACTGCTGTCAAAATACCATCCTGTGACCTGTTTGAAGATTGCTTGTGGTCTAATGATATGCAGTTTCCCTGTTCTG GTTATGTTGGGTCAAGTAATTAACAGAGTCTCGTGCCATGCACTTGATTCCTCTAGAACCGCCACTGATGAATCTATTTGTATTGATCTATTAGATTTACGCAAGATAG TTCAAAATAGCTTGAGCACTATCAAACATGGGTGGAATGAGTATAAGCAGCAAACAGTTCTACCTGCAAGTGCAGCTACCGTCTTCCTAAATTTCAATGTTGCACTTGCCCCGGGTGCCATAATGACTACATTATTGATGCATCGTG GTATTAGTCCATCCATTGTTGGTGCTTTCAGTGGATTGTGTTCTATCATGGGCCTTGTTGCAACATTCATCTCCTCAAGCCTGGTTAAAAGAGTTGGAATCTTAAAG GCAGGAGCTGCTGGATTGATTTTTCAAGCTTCACTCCTGTCAGTTGCGCTCACAGTGTATTTGGCTGGTTCAGTTTCGCAAAGGACACCTCTACTTATATTCCTAGCATCCATT GCATTGTCTCGGTTGGGGCACATGTCTTATGATGTTGTTGGGACTCAGATCGTCCAAACAGGTGTGCCTGCTTCAAAAGCAAATCTAATCGGAGGAATGGAGGTTTCAATTGCAAGCCTAGCAGAGTTAGTCATGCTTGCTATGGCTATTATTGCGAACGATGTCTCCCATTTCGGCTTCTTGGCAATCCTGTCTGTGTCATCAGTTGCCGGGGCAGCGTGGATGTTCTGTCGGTGGTTAACAAATCCAACAGATGAGCAGAGGGAACTCTTCATGTTTGATCCCCTTTACCAAGTTCAAGCAAT TAGATGA
- the LOC117850515 gene encoding uncharacterized protein isoform X2 → MEGGEGSGFDGAHMRRRRSSAARRPRPEGGPAADQRDNAPSPPSPSASSRSGPRRLLLSSDENAAGPDGGNRRREFLLNAPSSERATKGSIRLRSDAAGGGTRKTEGASHGAQPEGNRGSSPAGGKPGKVKLKIRNVLLKPNPDAADSRSLQAKPPRPVDSRHQLKTESAKDSDRSTSSRDKKTRKERSIEEAMAQEQSAKVQREPSSDPVRKSRRLAKKSVLDNEIDEDYDTSNVGTPEDWDGNALELKNKGGSSSKKNFSKKAKNRSKAYEVDNEFVTSRSSRDGKKRSRESADDDNTEEELTSYSEPEAEDEQKTVTESPVNVRSEPLTTRRRALQSWMDGSSSSTVEFPDGLPLAPSRSKKDKLSEEEMLAKKAEAAQRRRMQVEKATKESEAEAIRKILGLDSEKKKEERKQKEREEKERATRAQNIAASSIRWVMGPTRTIVSFPHAVGLPSIFNSKPHSYPPPREKCAGPSCTNEYKYRHSKLNLPLCSLKCYKAVQENA, encoded by the exons ATGGAAGGCGGCGAGGGCTCCGGGTTCGATGGCGCGCAcatgaggaggcggcggagcagcgcggcgaggaggccgaggccggAGGGCGGCCCTGCCGCGGACCAGCGGGACaacgccccctcccctccgtcgccgtcggcgtcgtccAGGAGCGGCCCGAGGAGGCTGCTGCTGTCTTCGGACGAGAACGCCGCCGGCCCCGACGGGGGCAACCGGAGGCGGGAGTTCCTCCTGAACGCTCCGTCGTCGGAGCGGGCCACCAAGGGGAGCATCCGGCTGCGTTCCGACGCCGCGGGCGGTGGCACCAGGAAGACCGAGGGTGCCAGCCATGGTGCTCAGCCTGAGGGGAACCGTGGTTCGTCGCCGGCCGGTGGCAAGCCGGGGAAGGTGAAGCTGAAGATTCGGAACGTGTTGCTGAAACCGAACCCTGATGCGGCGGATTCCAGGTCTTTGCAGGCGAAGCCTCCGCGTCCGGTAGATTCACGGCACCAGCTAAAG ACTGAAAGCGCAAAAGATTCCGACAGGTCAACCTCTTCAAGAGATAAGAAAACCAGAAAGGAGAGGTCAATTGAAGAAGCAATGGCTCAGGAACAATCAGCCAAAGTTCAGAGAGAACCGTCTTCAGATCCCGTCCGGAAGAGTAGGAGGCTAGCTAAGAAATCTGTGTTGGACAATGAAATAGATGAGGACTATGATACGAGTAATGTTGGAACTCCTGAAGATTGGGATGGTAATGCTCTTGAGCTCAAGAACAAAGGAGGTAGTAGCTCTAAGAAGAATTTCTCAAAGAAAGCTAAAAATAGGAGCAAGGCATATGAGGTTGACAATGAGTTTGTTACTTCCCGATCTAGTAGAGATGGCAAGAAAAGATCTAGGGAATCAGCTGATGATGATAATACTGAAGAGGAGCTGACGTCGTACAGTGAACCTGAAGCTGAAGATGAGCAAAAAACAGTCACTGAATCACCTGTCAACGTTAGAAGTGAACCTCTCACGACACGTCGCCGTGCCCTTCAATCATGGATGGATGGGAGCAGCAGCAGTACTGTTGAGTTCCCTGATGGTCTACCTCTGGCTCCTTCGAGAA GCAAGAAAGACAAGCTTTCTGAAGAAGAGATGCTTGCAAAGAAGGCCGAGGCTGCTCAGCGGCGCAGGATGCAAGTGGAAAAGGCCACTAAAGAAAGCGAG GCTGAAGCTATAAGGAAAATATTGGGCCTGGATtctgaaaagaagaaagaagagaggaaaCAAAAGGAGCGAGAAGAGAAG GAGCGGGCAACCAGAGCACAAAACATCGCTGCAAGCTCAATTCGTTGGGTCATGGGGCCCACCAGAACCATTGTTTCATTCCCACATGCAGTAGGTCTCCCCAGCATCTTCAACTCCAAGCCTCACAG CTACCCTCCTCCACGGGAGAAATGCGCCGGGCCATCCTGCACAAACGAGTACAAGTACAGGCACTCCAAGCTGAACCTCCCCCTCTGCAGCTTGAAGTGCTACAAGGCTGTCCAGGAGAACGCTTGA
- the LOC117850485 gene encoding solute carrier family 40 member 2, chloroplastic isoform X3, whose product MGMLAAAAAASALLASPQAPAVRRRLSGAWTLRLRPAAALRLHNFGPKCYIANVEVDVSTLSKEEAFDDHAPLPSGCSIPVLNLRGDVLDSSPFPLHDRASCPSSFEELPVLSEGEQHTLASTPAHPAGLHALYASYLFGNLVEQLWNFAWPAALAILHPSLLPVAIVGFFTKLSVFIGAPIVGKLMDHFPRIPMYTALNAVQVATQLISAAMVIYALKNLSHASTTAVVLRPWFIALVAAGAIERLAGLALGVAMERDWVVLLAGTNRPVALAQANAVLNRLDLICETVGASVFGLLLSKYHPVTCLKIACGLMICSFPVLVMLGQVINRVSCHALDSSRTATDESICIDLLDLRKIVQNSLSTIKHGWNEYKQQTVLPASAATVFLNFNVALAPGAIMTTLLMHRGISPSIVGAFSGLCSIMGLVATFISSSLVKRVGILKAGAAGLIFQASLLSVALTVYLAGSVSQRTPLLIFLASIALSRLGHMSYDVVGTQIVQTGVPASKANLIGGMEVSIASLAELVMLAMAIIANDVSHFGFLAILSVSSVAGAAWMFCRWLTNPTDEQRELFMFDPLYQVQAI is encoded by the exons ATGGggatgctcgccgccgccgccgcagcctccgcTCTCCTCGCCTCGCCACAGGCGCCTGCCGTCCGACGGCGCCTCTCCGGCGCGTGGACGCTACGCCtgaggcccgccgccgcgctcag GCTACACAATTTTGGCCCAAAGTGTTACATTGCAAATGTTGAGGTTGATGTCAGTACTCTCAGTAAAGAAGAGGCTTTCGATGATCACGCACCATTGCCATCGGGATGCTCCATTCCGGTTCTTAATCTTCGAGGAGATGTTCTAGATTCCAGCCCTTTTCCACTGCATGATAGGGCCTCCTGTCCTTCTAGTTTTGAGGAGTTGCCA GTCTTGTCTGAAGGAGAGCAACATACTTTGGCCTCCACTCCAGCTCATCCTGCTGGACTACATG CTCTATATGCTAGTTACTTATTTGGTAACTTGGTGGAACAACTGTGGAATTTCGCTTGGCCTGCTGCACTGGCAATTCTTCACCCAAGCCTATTGCCTGTTGCTATTGTTGGTTTCTTCACAAAG CTTTCAGTGTTTATTGGGGCGCCAATAGTTGGCAAACTTATGGATCATTTCCCTCGAATACCTATGTACACAGCATTGAATGCTGTGCAG GTAGCCACTCAGTTGATATCAGCTGCAATGGTCATCTATGCTCTAAAAAATCTGAGCCATGCTTCTACGACAGCTGTGGTTCTGAGACCTTGGTTCATTGCTCTAGTGGCAGCTGGAGCTATTGAAAGACTTGCAGGATTGGCGCTAGGAGTTGCCATGGAGCGGGATTGGGTTGTTTTG TTAGCAGGAACAAACAGGCCCGTTGCATTAGCCCAAGCAAATGCTGTGCTTAATCGACTTGATCTAATTTGTGAG ACGGTTGGTGCTTCGGTTTTTGGCCTACTGCTGTCAAAATACCATCCTGTGACCTGTTTGAAGATTGCTTGTGGTCTAATGATATGCAGTTTCCCTGTTCTG GTTATGTTGGGTCAAGTAATTAACAGAGTCTCGTGCCATGCACTTGATTCCTCTAGAACCGCCACTGATGAATCTATTTGTATTGATCTATTAGATTTACGCAAGATAG TTCAAAATAGCTTGAGCACTATCAAACATGGGTGGAATGAGTATAAGCAGCAAACAGTTCTACCTGCAAGTGCAGCTACCGTCTTCCTAAATTTCAATGTTGCACTTGCCCCGGGTGCCATAATGACTACATTATTGATGCATCGTG GTATTAGTCCATCCATTGTTGGTGCTTTCAGTGGATTGTGTTCTATCATGGGCCTTGTTGCAACATTCATCTCCTCAAGCCTGGTTAAAAGAGTTGGAATCTTAAAG GCAGGAGCTGCTGGATTGATTTTTCAAGCTTCACTCCTGTCAGTTGCGCTCACAGTGTATTTGGCTGGTTCAGTTTCGCAAAGGACACCTCTACTTATATTCCTAGCATCCATT GCATTGTCTCGGTTGGGGCACATGTCTTATGATGTTGTTGGGACTCAGATCGTCCAAACAGGTGTGCCTGCTTCAAAAGCAAATCTAATCGGAGGAATGGAGGTTTCAATTGCAAGCCTAGCAGAGTTAGTCATGCTTGCTATGGCTATTATTGCGAACGATGTCTCCCATTTCGGCTTCTTGGCAATCCTGTCTGTGTCATCAGTTGCCGGGGCAGCGTGGATGTTCTGTCGGTGGTTAACAAATCCAACAGATGAGCAGAGGGAACTCTTCATGTTTGATCCCCTTTACCAAGTTCAAGCAAT ATGA
- the LOC117850485 gene encoding solute carrier family 40 member 2, chloroplastic isoform X1 encodes MGMLAAAAAASALLASPQAPAVRRRLSGAWTLRLRPAAALRLHNFGPKCYIANVEVDVSTLSKEEAFDDHAPLPSGCSIPVLNLRGDVLDSSPFPLHDRASCPSSFEELPVLSEGEQHTLASTPAHPAGLHALYASYLFGNLVEQLWNFAWPAALAILHPSLLPVAIVGFFTKLSVFIGAPIVGKLMDHFPRIPMYTALNAVQVATQLISAAMVIYALKNLSHASTTAVVLRPWFIALVAAGAIERLAGLALGVAMERDWVVLLAGTNRPVALAQANAVLNRLDLICETVGASVFGLLLSKYHPVTCLKIACGLMICSFPVLVMLGQVINRVSCHALDSSRTATDESICIDLLDLRKIVQNSLSTIKHGWNEYKQQTVLPASAATVFLNFNVALAPGAIMTTLLMHRGISPSIVGAFSGLCSIMGLVATFISSSLVKRVGILKAGAAGLIFQASLLSVALTVYLAGSVSQRTPLLIFLASIALSRLGHMSYDVVGTQIVQTGVPASKANLIGGMEVSIASLAELVMLAMAIIANDVSHFGFLAILSVSSVAGAAWMFCRWLTNPTDEQRELFMFDPLYQVQAISSVI; translated from the exons ATGGggatgctcgccgccgccgccgcagcctccgcTCTCCTCGCCTCGCCACAGGCGCCTGCCGTCCGACGGCGCCTCTCCGGCGCGTGGACGCTACGCCtgaggcccgccgccgcgctcag GCTACACAATTTTGGCCCAAAGTGTTACATTGCAAATGTTGAGGTTGATGTCAGTACTCTCAGTAAAGAAGAGGCTTTCGATGATCACGCACCATTGCCATCGGGATGCTCCATTCCGGTTCTTAATCTTCGAGGAGATGTTCTAGATTCCAGCCCTTTTCCACTGCATGATAGGGCCTCCTGTCCTTCTAGTTTTGAGGAGTTGCCA GTCTTGTCTGAAGGAGAGCAACATACTTTGGCCTCCACTCCAGCTCATCCTGCTGGACTACATG CTCTATATGCTAGTTACTTATTTGGTAACTTGGTGGAACAACTGTGGAATTTCGCTTGGCCTGCTGCACTGGCAATTCTTCACCCAAGCCTATTGCCTGTTGCTATTGTTGGTTTCTTCACAAAG CTTTCAGTGTTTATTGGGGCGCCAATAGTTGGCAAACTTATGGATCATTTCCCTCGAATACCTATGTACACAGCATTGAATGCTGTGCAG GTAGCCACTCAGTTGATATCAGCTGCAATGGTCATCTATGCTCTAAAAAATCTGAGCCATGCTTCTACGACAGCTGTGGTTCTGAGACCTTGGTTCATTGCTCTAGTGGCAGCTGGAGCTATTGAAAGACTTGCAGGATTGGCGCTAGGAGTTGCCATGGAGCGGGATTGGGTTGTTTTG TTAGCAGGAACAAACAGGCCCGTTGCATTAGCCCAAGCAAATGCTGTGCTTAATCGACTTGATCTAATTTGTGAG ACGGTTGGTGCTTCGGTTTTTGGCCTACTGCTGTCAAAATACCATCCTGTGACCTGTTTGAAGATTGCTTGTGGTCTAATGATATGCAGTTTCCCTGTTCTG GTTATGTTGGGTCAAGTAATTAACAGAGTCTCGTGCCATGCACTTGATTCCTCTAGAACCGCCACTGATGAATCTATTTGTATTGATCTATTAGATTTACGCAAGATAG TTCAAAATAGCTTGAGCACTATCAAACATGGGTGGAATGAGTATAAGCAGCAAACAGTTCTACCTGCAAGTGCAGCTACCGTCTTCCTAAATTTCAATGTTGCACTTGCCCCGGGTGCCATAATGACTACATTATTGATGCATCGTG GTATTAGTCCATCCATTGTTGGTGCTTTCAGTGGATTGTGTTCTATCATGGGCCTTGTTGCAACATTCATCTCCTCAAGCCTGGTTAAAAGAGTTGGAATCTTAAAG GCAGGAGCTGCTGGATTGATTTTTCAAGCTTCACTCCTGTCAGTTGCGCTCACAGTGTATTTGGCTGGTTCAGTTTCGCAAAGGACACCTCTACTTATATTCCTAGCATCCATT GCATTGTCTCGGTTGGGGCACATGTCTTATGATGTTGTTGGGACTCAGATCGTCCAAACAGGTGTGCCTGCTTCAAAAGCAAATCTAATCGGAGGAATGGAGGTTTCAATTGCAAGCCTAGCAGAGTTAGTCATGCTTGCTATGGCTATTATTGCGAACGATGTCTCCCATTTCGGCTTCTTGGCAATCCTGTCTGTGTCATCAGTTGCCGGGGCAGCGTGGATGTTCTGTCGGTGGTTAACAAATCCAACAGATGAGCAGAGGGAACTCTTCATGTTTGATCCCCTTTACCAAGTTCAAGCAAT ATCCTCGGTCATCTAG
- the LOC140222391 gene encoding cytochrome c oxidase subunit 5C: protein MAGGRVAHATLKGPSVVKEIFIGLTLGLIAGGMWKMHHWNEQRKTRSFYDMLDKGQISVVVEE, encoded by the coding sequence ATGGCAGGTGGCAGGGTTGCACATGCCACCCTCAAGGGCCCGAGTGTGGTGAAGGAGATCTTCATTGGACTCACCCTGGGGCTGATCGCTGGCGGCATGTGGAAGATGCACCACTGGAATGAGCAGAGGAAGACTAGATCCTTCTACGACATGCTGGACAAGGGCCAGATCAGCGTCGTTGTTGAGGAGTAG
- the LOC117850515 gene encoding uncharacterized protein isoform X1 — translation MEGGEGSGFDGAHMRRRRSSAARRPRPEGGPAADQRDNAPSPPSPSASSRSGPRRLLLSSDENAAGPDGGNRRREFLLNAPSSERATKGSIRLRSDAAGGGTRKTEGASHGAQPEGNRGSSPAGGKPGKVKLKIRNVLLKPNPDAADSRSLQAKPPRPVDSRHQLKVGNLTESAKDSDRSTSSRDKKTRKERSIEEAMAQEQSAKVQREPSSDPVRKSRRLAKKSVLDNEIDEDYDTSNVGTPEDWDGNALELKNKGGSSSKKNFSKKAKNRSKAYEVDNEFVTSRSSRDGKKRSRESADDDNTEEELTSYSEPEAEDEQKTVTESPVNVRSEPLTTRRRALQSWMDGSSSSTVEFPDGLPLAPSRSKKDKLSEEEMLAKKAEAAQRRRMQVEKATKESEAEAIRKILGLDSEKKKEERKQKEREEKERATRAQNIAASSIRWVMGPTRTIVSFPHAVGLPSIFNSKPHSYPPPREKCAGPSCTNEYKYRHSKLNLPLCSLKCYKAVQENA, via the exons ATGGAAGGCGGCGAGGGCTCCGGGTTCGATGGCGCGCAcatgaggaggcggcggagcagcgcggcgaggaggccgaggccggAGGGCGGCCCTGCCGCGGACCAGCGGGACaacgccccctcccctccgtcgccgtcggcgtcgtccAGGAGCGGCCCGAGGAGGCTGCTGCTGTCTTCGGACGAGAACGCCGCCGGCCCCGACGGGGGCAACCGGAGGCGGGAGTTCCTCCTGAACGCTCCGTCGTCGGAGCGGGCCACCAAGGGGAGCATCCGGCTGCGTTCCGACGCCGCGGGCGGTGGCACCAGGAAGACCGAGGGTGCCAGCCATGGTGCTCAGCCTGAGGGGAACCGTGGTTCGTCGCCGGCCGGTGGCAAGCCGGGGAAGGTGAAGCTGAAGATTCGGAACGTGTTGCTGAAACCGAACCCTGATGCGGCGGATTCCAGGTCTTTGCAGGCGAAGCCTCCGCGTCCGGTAGATTCACGGCACCAGCTAAAGGTTGGTAATCTG ACTGAAAGCGCAAAAGATTCCGACAGGTCAACCTCTTCAAGAGATAAGAAAACCAGAAAGGAGAGGTCAATTGAAGAAGCAATGGCTCAGGAACAATCAGCCAAAGTTCAGAGAGAACCGTCTTCAGATCCCGTCCGGAAGAGTAGGAGGCTAGCTAAGAAATCTGTGTTGGACAATGAAATAGATGAGGACTATGATACGAGTAATGTTGGAACTCCTGAAGATTGGGATGGTAATGCTCTTGAGCTCAAGAACAAAGGAGGTAGTAGCTCTAAGAAGAATTTCTCAAAGAAAGCTAAAAATAGGAGCAAGGCATATGAGGTTGACAATGAGTTTGTTACTTCCCGATCTAGTAGAGATGGCAAGAAAAGATCTAGGGAATCAGCTGATGATGATAATACTGAAGAGGAGCTGACGTCGTACAGTGAACCTGAAGCTGAAGATGAGCAAAAAACAGTCACTGAATCACCTGTCAACGTTAGAAGTGAACCTCTCACGACACGTCGCCGTGCCCTTCAATCATGGATGGATGGGAGCAGCAGCAGTACTGTTGAGTTCCCTGATGGTCTACCTCTGGCTCCTTCGAGAA GCAAGAAAGACAAGCTTTCTGAAGAAGAGATGCTTGCAAAGAAGGCCGAGGCTGCTCAGCGGCGCAGGATGCAAGTGGAAAAGGCCACTAAAGAAAGCGAG GCTGAAGCTATAAGGAAAATATTGGGCCTGGATtctgaaaagaagaaagaagagaggaaaCAAAAGGAGCGAGAAGAGAAG GAGCGGGCAACCAGAGCACAAAACATCGCTGCAAGCTCAATTCGTTGGGTCATGGGGCCCACCAGAACCATTGTTTCATTCCCACATGCAGTAGGTCTCCCCAGCATCTTCAACTCCAAGCCTCACAG CTACCCTCCTCCACGGGAGAAATGCGCCGGGCCATCCTGCACAAACGAGTACAAGTACAGGCACTCCAAGCTGAACCTCCCCCTCTGCAGCTTGAAGTGCTACAAGGCTGTCCAGGAGAACGCTTGA
- the LOC117849300 gene encoding uncharacterized protein — protein MRAMTPPPQLLLACLLTLLLATAVAPPAGAYCVSKKSGAHSKPGSPAKPAPAKPAPAPPKPVPLIPSADIVRSLCLKTDYPDLCTSSISKQLQPQLPGGKRLEAPDVLRLAMAAVRAKAGEAKAAAAALANDPKTQPLARGPLHDCVESFDDIAYSLDEAEKALADGDRDTTGTMLDTVRTDVDTCDQGFEEREELTPVMAKQDAELAKLASNCLAIAAAAGLR, from the coding sequence ATGCGCGCCATgacgccgccgcctcagctCCTCCTGGCCTGcctcctcaccctcctcctcgccaccgcggtggcgccgcccgccggcgcctaCTGCGTTTCGAAGAAGTCCGGGGCGCACAGCAAGCCAGGGTCGCCGGCcaagccggcgccggcgaagcccgcgccggcgccgccgaagcCGGTCCCGCTCATCCCCAGCGCCGACATCGTCCGGAGCCTGTGCCTGAAGACGGACTACCCGGACCTGTGCACGTCGTCGATCTCgaagcagctgcagccgcagctCCCCGGCGGGAAGCGGCTGGAGGCCCCCGACGTGCTGCGGCTGGCGATGGCCGCCGTGCGCGCCAAGGCCGGCGAGGccaaggcggccgcggcggcgctggccaaCGACCCCAAGACGCAGCCCCTGGCGCGGGGCCCGCTGCACGACTGCGTGGAGTCGTTCGACGACATCGCCTACAGCCTGGACGAGGCCGAGAAGGCCCTCGCCGACGGCGACCGGGACACCACGGGGACCATGCTCGACACCGTGCGCACCGACGTGGACACCTGCGACCAGGGAttcgaggagcgcgaggagctcACGCCGGTCATGGCCAAGCAGGACGCCGAGCTCGCCAAGCTCGCCAGCAACTgcctcgccatcgccgccgccgccggcctgcgctAG